Sequence from the Microscilla marina ATCC 23134 genome:
TGCACTTACTGTTTGGTAAGCTCCCATCAGTAAGGTTAACAATGCAATAAATAGTGAGTTTTTTATGAAGTTTTTTTTCATGTTGGTAAAATTTAAATAAGTTACTATTGAACTTTGGATAAAGGTTTTTAAAGATGATAGTGACTGAATAAATTTAGCAAGTATCATTGCCAAAACCTAACCCAGATAACGAAACCTGTCTTCCAAACAATCAAATTGTTTGTGAGGATTAACCAAAAGGTAATGATTCGTTTTTTGAAACGTACAAATAACTATTTTGATACATGAAAATCACTAAGCTACAGCTATATACCAACCAATTGCAGGATTTAAAAGTATTTTATGTAATGGTGCTTGGTTTTGAGCTACAAAATGAAAATGAAACAGCTTTTACTCTTAAAGCAGGCAATTCTTTGCTAGAGTTTAGGTGGAACCCTCCAGGTGAAAATACCAACCCTTCTTATCACTTTGCATTCAATATTCCTGAAAATCAAATAGAAGAAGCACGACGTTGGCTGTATACACGTAGTATACCTTTACTTAAGCATGAGGGTGACGATATTTTAGATTTTCCTCACTGGAATGCCAACGCCTTGTATTTTCTTGACCCATCAAATAATATTGTAGAGTTTATCGCCCGACACGACCTAAATAATACTTCTGAGGCATCATTTAGTGCTCAAAGCATTTGTTCTGTAAGTGAAATAGGTTTGCCTGTGCCCAACCTGCCTGGCATGCACCAACAAGTAAAGGAAAAGCTGGGTTTGTCTATTTATAGCAAGGTGGGCAATACTACCAATTTTTGTCCTATGGGTACCCCTGATGGCCTATTTATTATTGTACGTACCAATCGTACCTGGTTGCCTACTGAGTTGCCCAATGGAGTGTACCCCACTGTGGTTACGATTGAGGGCGAAACACCTGACGAACTTACCTTTGACGAAGTTCCCTACATTGTGAGGGTGGCACATTCTTAAGAAAAGTTTGGGTAATTTTTCAATTACCCAAACTCGTTTTTTACTCTTTTTTATAGGTGATAAGTACCAAGGTAGGATTAAATATAGAGGTCACTGTCATACTATAAGTGAGTTATTCTTGATTGTAGCTGCATCGGTATCTAACACCTTGAGGCTACTTATATGGGTTAATTTTAAGCCTCAGCCTTAGTGCCATTCCAACAAGTTTAGAAACGATTTTTTGGCGTAAGTAACAGCAAGCCCAAACGATTAGTTAAGCATTTTGTAATCTGATGAAAGAGGATAAAGCTTATCGGTTGTTTATTTTTATCTAATGAGTAAGAGTACTGTTTTTTATTGAAAAATATAAAAACCCTGCCTAATATTTGTAATTGTGAAAGGTAATTTCATATATTTGTATCGCAAACGATATAAGCGCAAACGATTTAATTTAACAATACGATGAAAACATTATATAAAGCTCAAGCAACAGCTACTGGAGGTAGAAATGGTCAAGTAAAGTCATCTGATGATGTATTAAACCTGGAAGTACGTATGCCTAAAGAGTTGGGAGGAACAGGGGGAGACTTTACCAACCCTGAACAGCTATTTGCGGCTGGCTATTCTGCTTGCTTTGACAGTGCCTTGAACCACGTGGCTCGTCAACAAAAAATTTCGATAAAAAATACTGAAGTAACTGCTACAGTAGGGATTGGTTCAATACCTTCAGGAGGGTTTGGGTTGGAAGTAGCGCTTGAAGTAAAAATTCCTGGTGTGGCACGTGATGTTGCTGAAAAACTCTTGCAGACTGCGCATCAGGTATGCCCTTATTCTAACGCTACCCGCAACAACATTGAGGTAAGCCTTACATTGGTTAACGAGGAGTTGGTATAAGCTCTTTGACACCATTGATTACCTTGCGGTAAAAGAACACTTAAATATCAAAGCATCAGGAAATCCGTTTTCCTGATGCTTTTTGCGTATTTTAGCGTTTTGAAATAAATCAATATATATGAAACAAGACGAACTATTAAAGCTCGAAAACCAAATTTGTTTTCCTATGTATGTAGCATCGCGCATGATTACAAGAGCTTACCAACCTATGCTAGATGTCATGGGTATTACCTATCCTCAATATTTGGTCTTAATGGCTTTGTGGGAAAAAGATGAACAAACTGTAAACGAAATCGGGCAACAGTTGTACCTAAACACTAACACCATTACTCCCTTGCTTAAACGTATGGAGAAAACAGGTATAGTAGTACGTACTCGCTCTAAAAAGGATGAACGAAAAGTAATGATTACATTGACTCCAGCAGGGCAAGCGCTCAAAGAGCAGGCGTATTGCATCCCAGAACAAATTTTGAATAAAACTGGATTACCCATTGAAGGGATAAGTCAACTAAAACAGCAAATTTATGGTTTGATAAGGCAAATGGAAAAGATAGAGCAACAGGAAGGTTAGTGAGGTGCCATCTCAAAGTATTTGGTGATGAATACAATACCCAAATACTTTGTTTAAAACAATTATAATATTTCTGGCATATAAACGACTCAGAGTAGCTTTATCAAGGGCACTTGTCAAAAGTTGCCCTTGATTAGACATTACTTTTTTCTATCAATCAAATATTTGATAGCAAGTTCGTAGCCTTTTAGCCCCAACCCAGTAATTACTCCTATACAATTAGTCGCAGAGTAACTATGTTGACGAAACCCCTCTCTGGCGTGAATATTAGAAATGTGTACTTCTACCACTGGTGTGGTAACAGCAGCAATTGCATCGGCAATGGCTACTGAGGTGTGGGTATAAGCTGCTCCATTGAGTACAATACCATCATACTCGTAGCCAATCTCATGGATGTGGTCTATGATTCCACCTTCATGATTAGACTGGAAATACGTAAGAATAGCTTGTTGATCAAACTTTTCCTTAAGTGTTATAAAGTAGTCATCAAAAGTTTGGTTGCCATAAATGTCTACTTCACGCTTTCCCAGTAGATTAAGGTTGGGACCATTGATAATAGCGATTGTCATATATTGAAAAGCTTAAAAGTATCGTGATAACCAAGTAGTTTTTGCTGGAGCTTGCCACTGGCTATTCAATTCTCCCACATTGTTTACTAGATTATTAAATATGGTGGTATCTGCTTTAATCACTCCTTCATTTACTTGTTGCTTCAAACTTTTTACTGGGGTAGTTTTTACTGTATCTCCCTCAAGATAAGCTACCTCAGTGCGTACAAATAAGCTTAGGTTATAATGTTTTTCAAGTTCTTGCACAAAACGAACTGAAGCATCTATAGAGCAGCCACTTGCCTGATTATGATTTTCGTCTACAGCAAGTACTACAAATCGGTCAGGAAATACTTTCGCTGATGCTTTCAGGTCTTTAGAGTGTACCGTCCATTGGTTTACAAATGTTTTGAGGTGTTGTTCCATCTCAGCTTTTTCGCTGTCAGTCAAAGCACGATCTGCCTGATATACCCAAACACGGGCATGATCGGGCATTTCTTTAAAAGGTGTATACATTTTTCTTGGATTTTTCTTTGATAGGCAAGATAATTTAGCTTTTGGCAACAAACAATTAAGAGGGCTTTTTTTTAGTGCTTGGCAAGCCTTGACTGGTTGGGCAATTTTTTGTGAATTGATTGTGTTTCCTGCTTTTGCCAACCAATTATTTATTAGGTAGGGGTCAATGATAAAGCTTTGGCTATCAAAATTGACATATAATAAATAGTTGGGCGCTATTGGCGAATGTACTACCTTTTCTGTTTATACTTTAAAGCCCATAATTAAAATATCGTCTCGCTGGGTAGTATCCTTCATGTAGGTATGAAGGTAGTCATCCAGGTATTGTTTTTGGGTTTTTAATGGTAAGTGTACTAGCGAGCTTAATAGGGTCAAAAAATTACTTGTTCCCAGGCTTTGTCGGTGGTCATTATTTTGATCTTTATAGCCATCACTTCCCAAATACACCATATCCCCTTTTTCCAGGTGTACGTGTTGGTTTACAAATGGAATATGTTTACGTTGTTGACCTCCAATATACCTCGATGTTCCTTTGAGTACTGTTACTTCGCTGGTGCGTGGTTTAGCATAGTATAAGGGTACCTTGGCGCTTGCAAAAACAAACTGTTGGAGAGGAGCTGATGCATCAGTAGCAACGACAATGGCATCCATGCCCTGGTTATTGCCTGTATCTTCTTGTTTGAGTGATTTTACTATGTCCTGGTGTAGCCTCTCAAGTATTTTGGCAGGGTTGGTTATTTTCTCAAGCAGAATAATCTTATCAAGCAGAGTTTTGCCTATCAAAGTCATAAACGCTCCTTGTACTCCATGTCCGGTACAATCAGCTAACACCAATATAATTTCTTCATTGACTTTGTTTACCCAATAAAAGTCTCCTGATACAATGTCTTTGGGCT
This genomic interval carries:
- a CDS encoding MarR family winged helix-turn-helix transcriptional regulator, encoding MKQDELLKLENQICFPMYVASRMITRAYQPMLDVMGITYPQYLVLMALWEKDEQTVNEIGQQLYLNTNTITPLLKRMEKTGIVVRTRSKKDERKVMITLTPAGQALKEQAYCIPEQILNKTGLPIEGISQLKQQIYGLIRQMEKIEQQEG
- the aroQ gene encoding type II 3-dehydroquinate dehydratase, with translation MTIAIINGPNLNLLGKREVDIYGNQTFDDYFITLKEKFDQQAILTYFQSNHEGGIIDHIHEIGYEYDGIVLNGAAYTHTSVAIADAIAAVTTPVVEVHISNIHAREGFRQHSYSATNCIGVITGLGLKGYELAIKYLIDRKK
- a CDS encoding VOC family protein, coding for MKITKLQLYTNQLQDLKVFYVMVLGFELQNENETAFTLKAGNSLLEFRWNPPGENTNPSYHFAFNIPENQIEEARRWLYTRSIPLLKHEGDDILDFPHWNANALYFLDPSNNIVEFIARHDLNNTSEASFSAQSICSVSEIGLPVPNLPGMHQQVKEKLGLSIYSKVGNTTNFCPMGTPDGLFIIVRTNRTWLPTELPNGVYPTVVTIEGETPDELTFDEVPYIVRVAHS
- a CDS encoding organic hydroperoxide resistance protein: MKTLYKAQATATGGRNGQVKSSDDVLNLEVRMPKELGGTGGDFTNPEQLFAAGYSACFDSALNHVARQQKISIKNTEVTATVGIGSIPSGGFGLEVALEVKIPGVARDVAEKLLQTAHQVCPYSNATRNNIEVSLTLVNEELV